The DNA region GACCTTCCCGGAGCGCTCGCGGTGTACCGTCCTGCCGACCAGCGCCCGGGCCGCAGGCCGCGGTACCATCGCCTGACGGAAGCAGAGCTCGCCGCGGCGATCCGCCGTCTTCCGGAGAAGCCGCTTCTCGTCGGCGAGGAGGGCATCCACATGTCCTTGGCAGGCGCGCAGGACAAACTTCCCGTCGTCCGATATCCGGACGGTGGCATCGGCCTCGCGCTCGACGGCGCGCCTACGACGCACATCCTCAAACCGGCCAACAAGCGTCTCAACAACGCGGTCGAGAACGAAGCCTTCTGCCTTCGTCTCGCGGCAAAGGTGAAGTTGCCCGTCGCCGAGTGCACCATCGGCAAGGCCGAGGATCTCGATTACCTCCTCGTGAAGAGGTACGACCGCGAACCCCACGGGCGAAGCATCCGGAGAATCCATCAGGAGGACTTTTGCCAGGCGACCGGCCACATCCCTTCGACGAAGTACGAGTCCAATCCGGCGACCAAGTTGCGCGGTCCGACGTTGAAGGACTGCTTCGACGTCCTGAGGAACACGCAGGCCGGCGCGTTCAACGCGACCCGTTTCCTCGACTTCTTCGTATTCAACGTGCTCTGCGGAAACGTCGACGCCCACTCGAAGAACTACTCGTTGCTCCTTCAGCCCGGCGGAGCCGTCTCGATGGCACCCCTCTACGACGTCATGAACGGAGACATCTATCCGGACGTCACGCGCAACATGGCGATGAAGATCGCGGGCAAGAACCGTGGCCACTACATCCACGCGCGGCATTGGAACAGCATGGCTGAGGAGAACAAACTTTCCGCGTCGCAAGTGCGGCGCCGCGTCGGTGACCTGTCTCAAGCCGTTCTCGATGCGCTCCCGTCCGTCGTCGACGAATTGAATGCGCTGAAGGTCTCGCCCGTCTACAAGCAGCTTTCCGACTTCGTCGCGGGTTACTGCCGTGACATGCTGCACAATCTGAAGACCGACGTCGCCGACGAGCCGGCGGATGATCCGGAATCCGATAACGCTGCGCGCCCGCCGGGATTCTCTTGAACGCTGCGCGATCCGAACGCCGATAGCGCGCGCCTGCTGCTGCCGTCAGTTCTTTCCGCGTTGCCATGCTTAGCCACCCCATCTTCGCCCCCGCTCGTTCCCGATCCAAGGGAGCAATTTACGTGAGGCAACGGCTCAGCATCCGGTAACAATTAGGGCGAGGCAATGCGACCTGTTCCGGGGTCGTCACATCCAGAGCAGGGGCTTGGAATGCAGGTATCATCCCAACGACAATGGCTCCGTCTCTGTCTCCGTCTCGATCGAGTGCGGCGGCTCGCCATGGAGCTTGGCCTCAAAGCCCCGCAGCCGCCGATAAATCGAAATCAGTTCGACAATGGTGCTCCATGAGTTGATGAGATACTGAAACGAGGTTCTGACCTGCGTGAACGCATTCAAAATCTGGTTCATCGCGCCAAGCGTAATCTTGCCCGCAATGATCGTGGGTGCGAGCAAGACATAGGGGAAAATGACGTCGGTCTGCAGGTAAACGATGCGGCCCACGTTGAAGTACATGAAGTTCAGATAAAGCCGGAAATAGTTCCTGCGAATGTCGCCAAACAGCGCGCTCAATCCCGGCGGGTCGGCGCGGGCGGGGTCGTCCTCGCCGAGCACGAGTTCCTTGCGATAGGCCGCTTCCACCCGCTGGTTGAAAAACTCGATTCTCGGCAAGCGGATTCCGATCAACGCGAGAACGCCGGTGCCGAGCACCGACCAGATCACTGCTGCAAACACCAGCGGATAGGGAATGGAACCGATCAGAGGTAGTTCTGTGACATTGCTGGATAACCTCACCAGAACAGGCAGGAAAGCCAGGAGCGTGAGCACGGCACTGATGAGGTTGACGCCGAGACCTTCCGTCGTGCTCGCAAAGCGCATGGTGTCTTCCTGAACGCGCTGCGAGGCGCCTTCGATTGCGCGCAGCCGCGGCCAGCTTGCAACATAGAAATCGTTCATCGCCGTCCGCCAGCGGAAGATGTAGTGACTGACGAAGAAACGCGTCATCACACCGACCACGACCGCAACAAGAGCAATGCCGGCAAATGTCCACAACTCGCTGTAGAATTGCTGGACCGTCACTGGCGCCGATTTCGAAAGCGCGGCCTGGACAAGGTCATAGAATGGCCCATACCAGCTGTTGATGGCGACGCTGACCTGGACCTGAAAGTAGGAGGTGAACAATATCAGCGCGGAGCCAAGAATCGACCACGTCGCCCAAGGATGCGGCGCAACCAACATCCAGCTAGCCGCAAATATCGCGGCGCACGCGGCGAAATAGAAGTCGAACCAGAGAGCCGGCGCCGACGCGAACGTCGCCAACCCGACCGGCCTTTGCGGCGCTTCGAATAGATTGCTCGCGAAGCCATACCAGACCAGCATCGCCAGTGCGGTCCAAACGATCGCCGAGAGAAAGAATAGCTTGGGTCGGGGGAAGAACGAGACGAACATGGTCAGCACTGAAGTCCAAGCATCTGTGGCCTCTTGGACTACAGGAGACCGTCGGGCATCGTCAACTTAATCGATCGCCGAGCTGAAGGAGTCGCTTCTCAAAGGTTCGAGATTCGGCGATTGCGCTTGTCGTGGAGATTTCGCGCCGAGTCGCAAAGGCTCGCTCGCGCGAAGCACGACGGAAGTCAGCAGTGGCGGCTCCGGGATAGGGATATGGAAACGGTTCGCAACCTGATCGTGAACTCACAGAAACCGTTGAGCCTGATGGGACGATTTGAAACGCTTCATGATCCGCTCGCGTCGCCGCGCCGGCTGATGAGACTTCTCGGCCGATTGTTGAGAGCTTTGTGCTGGCGATGTTCAACGTGAAAGCCCGTCTTTGCCCTCGCAGCGCCGGCCGCTCCAATTTGTTAACTTGACGGCGCCCTCCTGAGTGTTCCGAAGTCGTTGACCAGATGTATCTCGATCAGCCTGAGGTCTTCCTCACTTAGGCGACCCGGCTTATCGAACAACGTCAGCGGAATGGTCGCTTTCCCGACATCATGGAGCATCGCCGCGAGCAGAAGTCGCCCTACTGGCGAACCAAGACTGCGACCGAAATCTGCGGCGAACACGTAGGCAGTGCTGAAAGGTGGCCCTCGTGACGGTGGCGAACTTTGTGGCTCCATGCGAACAGCGTCTTTTAACGTCGCTCTATTTGGCTGCTCGCAACATTGGCGTGAGCGGCGGCGAAGAACCATGTTGTATTCTAACAATGATCTTGAAGCCGTGGCGTCGATAAAACGGAATGTGCTCGGGATTTGAGCTTTCAAGATAGGCGGTAATGCCCTGCTCATCGCATCGTTGAAGAGCGGATTTCATCAGTAATGTGCCAAGTCCTTGTCCGACCCAGTTCGGATCGGCCGCGATGAGAGGCAGGTACCAGTGCGGCTCGGGCGGATGATGTTCGACCATTTCCTGCCGCAGGAGCGCCATATCTCCGGTGATCTCCGGAGTCAGGGACCGTGCCACTATTTCGTCCAACGCGGAGTCGTCTTGCTGCACGCCAGGCGGCAGCCACAGGGCTGCGGCGCGGATCCCTCCCGTGACGTACGCCGTGCCATGCTCGAATGCTCGTCCACCAGAGGCGTTAACGAACTGAGGCATGCTTCGAAGATATTGCCTTACGTCAGGCCAACTCCAGCGCATCAATGGATCGACGGCAAAGCCGAGCACAATTGTCCAGACGGTGCTTGTTCGAGTGGTTGCATTCGCGCATGTGATATCGCGACTCCGCGAGCATGATGTGGGTTCCGGGTTGTCTTTCTATCTGTCAGAGGTAAACGGCACGACAAAGGGCGCTTAACGAAACAGGATACATTCGGAGCTGCGCCGGATGCGCCGGGGCTCTGTTTCGGGCCCCTCCTAACAAGGCTGCTGCGGAAGATTGGTAGTGACCAGACAAACGAGACGCGGCCGATCGGCAGATTCGTGATATCGGCCGGCTGCAAATGCTTCTGCCCGCTTGTGATCATGTTGCGTAACAGCTCAGGATAGATCCATAGCCCGGCCCCGGCTCGCTCGTGCTCGGCTTCCGGAGCGCTTTTGTTTCCATCGGTGCAATCGCTATGCCATACCGCATATCGAGCGACGCCCCCGGCGACTTACCCATCCGATTGATCCCGTAGCCCCTGGCGAGTGCTCTCAGGCTCTCTTGACTATTTTGTATTGCGCGACGGACTGCCTCCGTCTTTGGCCGGCGGATCCTGCCAGAGCTCGCTCAGACGCCTACGCTGCTCTTTGAGTCTTTGGTTGACCTGAATGCGCAAACGCCGTCGGAGTTGCGCGACGATGCTGCTGCGCCAGCGCAGTCTGCCAGAGTCGTTAAGACATCTACGCTGAATCATTTGTTGATCCCGCCCTCGGCGTCCTCCGGCTGCTGCGATCTTTACGTCGCTCAGCAGGCGATCGGTCGTCACCGCGCTCACCTTCAGAACCGGCCCACCGCTCATCGGCAGAAAGCTTCAATCTGCCGTGCGTTCAAGTGCCGGGAGCGAGAACGGCTCGCGACTAGCCGTTTACTGCAGAGCCGGTCAGAGGCGTCCCATAGCACAATCAGTCAGCGCGAATGGAAGCCCCATAGGTCCGGCTTGGACGCCGCGGCACGGCCGATCCCGATGCCCCGTCCACCGACTGTGGTCGGATCGCGTGCGGTGCAAAGCTCGTCCAGGAGTCGTCCCTTCTCACGCCGCCCGCCCACCCGGTGACGCTCGGCCAGGGCTGATGTGATCTCGCGCTTTGCGCGCATGCTGATCGTCGCCGCCGCAGCCGCCACCGAACTGATCCGGCAGCTCCGCCCCAGGCACACTGGGAAGTTGTCCGGTAACATTTTTAGTGAGGCAATGCGCCCCTCGGCGACACGAGGATTACTCTCTTCTTGGATAGCCGATGAGAGAGCGAATGAAAGAAGAACGAATCGCGGAAGGCTCGTCGTGGATTGGCGAGAACGATCCGGATCAACTGTGGCTTGGCACCCGTGCGTCCACCTGCGGCGCCGCCGGTATGCCGTTTTGCACTAGTTGCTCGCTATCGAACGGAGCGTCTCCCTGGGGCGATAGCGTGAGACTATCGTTTGGGGCACCGCGCAGTGCCTTGTGGCTAAGGACGCGCCCGATGACTAGGCGCGTCCCACAACCCGAGCAATGACGAGTCGTCGGCTCCCATGCCGCCGCAAGACTTCAACGCCCGGGAGGAAGGCGGGTCCTGACACCCCATGAAGCTCCGCGACGATCGAAAGCCGCGGGGCCGTTTCGTTCTGCAGATGTTGCGATGCATTGCCTCACGAGCCACGATCTCGTCAGCTTCTGGAAAGCCTATCCATAATAGGATCAGCTCAATTGATTTCTTGGACGTGAGGCTAGCGTGGACCCGTACAATTCCGATCCATCCAATCCAACAGCTTGGTCCCAGGTGCAGCACGCCGTCTTGGAAGGGGACCAGGGGAGCCATGCCGAGCAAGAGG from Bradyrhizobium sp. B124 includes:
- a CDS encoding type II toxin-antitoxin system HipA family toxin, with product MNTKKFGAAGETLQVRFGDELVGLLRRRSEEIQDIEFVYDNAWMADPQAFAVSTRMPLAQQIHDPGVVYRWFLNLLPEGRTLATIGTILKIAEADVFALLEELGEDLPGALAVYRPADQRPGRRPRYHRLTEAELAAAIRRLPEKPLLVGEEGIHMSLAGAQDKLPVVRYPDGGIGLALDGAPTTHILKPANKRLNNAVENEAFCLRLAAKVKLPVAECTIGKAEDLDYLLVKRYDREPHGRSIRRIHQEDFCQATGHIPSTKYESNPATKLRGPTLKDCFDVLRNTQAGAFNATRFLDFFVFNVLCGNVDAHSKNYSLLLQPGGAVSMAPLYDVMNGDIYPDVTRNMAMKIAGKNRGHYIHARHWNSMAEENKLSASQVRRRVGDLSQAVLDALPSVVDELNALKVSPVYKQLSDFVAGYCRDMLHNLKTDVADEPADDPESDNAARPPGFS
- the sbmA gene encoding peptide antibiotic transporter SbmA: MFVSFFPRPKLFFLSAIVWTALAMLVWYGFASNLFEAPQRPVGLATFASAPALWFDFYFAACAAIFAASWMLVAPHPWATWSILGSALILFTSYFQVQVSVAINSWYGPFYDLVQAALSKSAPVTVQQFYSELWTFAGIALVAVVVGVMTRFFVSHYIFRWRTAMNDFYVASWPRLRAIEGASQRVQEDTMRFASTTEGLGVNLISAVLTLLAFLPVLVRLSSNVTELPLIGSIPYPLVFAAVIWSVLGTGVLALIGIRLPRIEFFNQRVEAAYRKELVLGEDDPARADPPGLSALFGDIRRNYFRLYLNFMYFNVGRIVYLQTDVIFPYVLLAPTIIAGKITLGAMNQILNAFTQVRTSFQYLINSWSTIVELISIYRRLRGFEAKLHGEPPHSIETETETEPLSLG
- a CDS encoding GNAT family N-acetyltransferase, which produces MRWSWPDVRQYLRSMPQFVNASGGRAFEHGTAYVTGGIRAAALWLPPGVQQDDSALDEIVARSLTPEITGDMALLRQEMVEHHPPEPHWYLPLIAADPNWVGQGLGTLLMKSALQRCDEQGITAYLESSNPEHIPFYRRHGFKIIVRIQHGSSPPLTPMLRAAK